From the Thermococcus sp. genome, the window CCTTCATAAATCCGGGCGACCCCAACTACGGCGAGGTCATGAGGCTGGCAAGCATATACCTCATAATAGTCGGAATAAGTGAAATTCCCCTTGGCTGGCTCTTCGTCCTCGGCGGTGCACTTAGGGGGGCAGGGGACACCAAGACGCCGATGTACATCACCGCCGTCAGCAAGCTTCTCTTCCGCATAGTGCCGGCGTACCTCCTCGGCTTTGGATTCACGATTCCAGCGTTTGAGATAATCGGCATGACCTTCCCGGGCTTTACCTTCGAGGGGCTCGGGATTATAGCGGCATGGATAGCCATGAGCCTCGAAACCTTCACGACAGCGGCGCTCTTCTGGTGGGCGTTCAAGCGTGGAAAGTGGAAATACGTGAAGGTATGACAGCAACGTTTATATCTTTGTAATGCGTTTTTGTAAACGGTGGTTGCATGGCTGTGATAAGCGTTCGCGTTCCGGACGAGCTAAAGGAGAAGATGAAGGAGTACGACATTAACTGGGGCGAGGAGATAAGACGTTTTATAGAGCAGAAGATCCGGGAGGAAGAAAAGACCAAGCTGCTCGACGAGATTGACTCCTTCCTCAAAAACGTCCCCGAGCTTGGGAAGGGAAAAGCCACAAAACTGGTGAGGGATTCCCGTGATAGTAATTGATACATCCTCCCTTATAAAGTATCTTCTAAAAGAGGAGGGATGGGAGAATGTTTCGGAATTCCTCAGAAATAGCGAAGACTTGGTCTCGCTTGAAATGGCACTGATTGAGGGCGCCAATGCCGTGTGGAAGAGATACAATCTGTACAGGGATATATCCATCGAAACTACCCGGAGGATACTTGACTATCTCCATGCCACCAAGGGGATAATACTGTACGAAAATCCGCTCCAATATCTCTCAGAGGGGGAGAAAATAGCCTTAGAACACAAAATCACGGTTTATGACGCCCTCTACATTGCCCAGGCAATCAAATACGAAAAGCTCGCCACGAGCGATGACAAGCAGGGAGAAATAGCAAAAAAACTCGGCGTTGAGGTGTTCTACCTCTAAAGCGCCGAGACGTTGAAGAGCGCCTCCATGAGCCGGCCGAAAAGGTAGCTGAGGAAAGCTGCACCCAGGCCTGTGGCAACCATTTCCGCGACCTTCTTCCTGATGGAGATTCCCGAGAGAAGGGAGATCAGCGTGGCCACTATCGCGAGGGCCGAACCGGCCAGCAGTATCGAAAAGGGAAGTGCCATCAGGGAGCTGGAAGCAAGGAAGTAGGGCGTGACCGGGAACGCGACCCCCAGCAGGTAAGAAAGCCCCGTGTAGAGCGCTGCCCTTATCTCGTTCTCCTCCGCCTCCGGCAGGAGAAGCCCCATTATGGCCTCGCTGTTGTCGGCGAGTTCCTTTGCGACGTCCCTGGCAACTTCCTCTGGCATTCCCCCCTCAACAAGCTTCTCGATCAGTTCCTCCGCAGCCCTCTCCGGCGAAACCCGGAAAAGAACCTCCATCCTGTCCCGGATGGACTCCTTCACCTGCCTCTGGGAGCGAACCGAAACGAAGGTCCCTATCGCCATGGAAAGCGCCCCTGCAACACCGACTATCAGACCGCTGATTCCCACGAGCTGGGGGCTGTTGGGATATACCGCCGAAAGACCCGTAACTGCTCCGAGGATCTCGACCAGCCCGTCGTTCATCCCGAGAACCAGATCCCTCGTGTTTTCAACGTGGAAGCGCTCCTTGCTCTCGTAGAAG encodes:
- a CDS encoding VIT1/CCC1 transporter family protein; translated protein: MDEMIRLARDFYKDEYADSVLYAQLARIEKDEEIKKEFLRLSNIESKHAKFWHDFIKRHGGEVPKPSVKRLTIFSVKLLRRLLGPGSVASLLEMGENSAIQKYFKYLTTYADRFSEEEMGDIKEVILDELEHEKFFYESKERFHVENTRDLVLGMNDGLVEILGAVTGLSAVYPNSPQLVGISGLIVGVAGALSMAIGTFVSVRSQRQVKESIRDRMEVLFRVSPERAAEELIEKLVEGGMPEEVARDVAKELADNSEAIMGLLLPEAEENEIRAALYTGLSYLLGVAFPVTPYFLASSSLMALPFSILLAGSALAIVATLISLLSGISIRKKVAEMVATGLGAAFLSYLFGRLMEALFNVSAL
- a CDS encoding type II toxin-antitoxin system VapC family toxin; the protein is MIVIDTSSLIKYLLKEEGWENVSEFLRNSEDLVSLEMALIEGANAVWKRYNLYRDISIETTRRILDYLHATKGIILYENPLQYLSEGEKIALEHKITVYDALYIAQAIKYEKLATSDDKQGEIAKKLGVEVFYL